From Sediminibacterium sp. TEGAF015, a single genomic window includes:
- a CDS encoding response regulator: MKTSSINVLIVEDAAIIVQQLNHLLLDQESNIEIHIAETAEKGLMIAQHNFPDVFILDIQLPGLSGIELLNQIKLSFPTKEPLIIFLTNMPNATYRQACLKSGAHFFLDKSRDFLMLPDIIHQYKSNEHFLQSISPLPNASLCGTTN; the protein is encoded by the coding sequence ATGAAGACCTCCTCCATCAACGTATTGATTGTAGAAGATGCAGCAATTATTGTTCAGCAGCTGAATCATCTTTTACTTGATCAGGAATCCAACATAGAAATACATATTGCGGAAACGGCAGAAAAAGGATTAATGATAGCGCAGCATAATTTTCCTGATGTATTTATACTAGATATTCAGCTGCCCGGACTGAGTGGGATTGAATTGCTGAATCAAATCAAATTGTCTTTTCCAACAAAAGAACCGCTAATTATTTTTCTTACCAATATGCCGAATGCAACATATCGGCAGGCTTGTTTAAAAAGTGGGGCTCATTTCTTTTTAGATAAGTCCAGGGATTTTCTGATGTTACCGGATATTATTCATCAATATAAATCTAATGAGCATTTTTTGCAATCCATTTCCCCACTTCCAAATGCCAGTTTATGCGGTACAACGAATTAA
- a CDS encoding ATP-binding protein encodes MADKSQSHIDPKLLSIELEMERAARYAAEKKLQQKESELQLLKRKLNNSETADFCFSGTDIINNINQHLQTGILIENESGLVISINESFCQFFNIKSPIQTLIGTDLYSNHQIDESVFANPFYFQQRTNEILSNREEIRNDILELRNGMIIERDYIPLYQQEEYCGHIWFYMDATLKYTLEKKLEKQKNIYEKIISYLPTDIAVLSPEYADLFLNPIAIKDPELRQWIIEWLIGKKGATTAQPKIKDARLTNYQELFEQVIHYKKGGFIEEKKTDNEGHTAHILRNLHPVLDEDGELEMIIGLHTDITERVRIEDELILANQKTEELARAKDLFLANVSHEIRTPMNGILGVAGLLGKTKLNQKQQKMTGMIKDAASNLLVIVNDILNFEKIAAGKIELEKIQFLLNEKLALLVESFQYKAKEKNIELYFHDLNENPLQVVGDPYRFSQVITNLLANAIKFTDKGIVEVKLQTIAETPEEIWIRIEVKDSGIGIPEEKIESLFQPYKQADSAISRKYGGTGLGLSIAKNLISVMGGRIGVESKINSGSIFSIQLPFKRNELATQPSFAISDYNQLKGLRILLAEDVEMNQFIARSILEEKGIYVTEAVDGRDTIEKIKNYSFDLILMDISMPYIDGIQATSIIRSMKDSPNRSIPIIALTANALEGDKQKYLHAGMNGYISKPFLEEEFLMVILQCLQKNDFCYSSDNEPLENPSNEKLYSEAQLMGMGKFQQAFVDKMIGLFLQTMPEDIELLKEATIKKDWKRVERTAHRIKSAIRSMGIQSAIQTIRYIEEAAQKIPPPEDIAHKVEWVAQAMLLVIEQIKADYPHIAVSK; translated from the coding sequence ATGGCAGATAAAAGTCAATCCCATATTGATCCAAAATTGCTCTCCATAGAACTGGAAATGGAAAGAGCTGCCAGATATGCTGCCGAAAAAAAATTACAGCAGAAGGAAAGCGAGCTGCAGTTATTAAAGAGAAAACTGAATAATTCCGAAACGGCAGACTTTTGTTTTTCCGGAACAGATATAATCAATAATATAAATCAGCATTTGCAAACCGGCATACTGATTGAAAATGAATCCGGTCTTGTGATAAGTATTAATGAATCCTTTTGTCAGTTTTTTAATATTAAATCACCAATACAAACATTGATTGGTACTGATTTATATAGTAATCATCAAATAGACGAATCAGTTTTTGCGAACCCTTTTTATTTTCAGCAGCGCACCAATGAAATACTTAGCAACAGAGAAGAGATAAGAAATGATATACTCGAATTAAGAAATGGAATGATCATTGAAAGGGACTATATTCCACTTTATCAGCAAGAAGAATATTGCGGTCATATCTGGTTCTATATGGATGCAACACTAAAATATACGCTTGAAAAAAAACTTGAGAAACAAAAAAATATTTATGAAAAAATAATCAGTTATCTCCCGACTGACATTGCTGTATTAAGTCCTGAATATGCCGACTTATTTCTGAATCCAATTGCAATAAAAGACCCTGAACTTAGGCAATGGATTATTGAATGGTTGATTGGGAAAAAGGGAGCTACTACTGCTCAACCTAAAATTAAAGATGCCCGGCTAACGAATTATCAGGAATTATTCGAACAGGTTATTCATTACAAAAAAGGAGGTTTCATTGAAGAAAAGAAAACGGATAACGAAGGTCACACAGCCCATATTTTAAGAAATCTTCATCCTGTTTTGGATGAAGATGGCGAACTCGAAATGATTATAGGACTTCACACTGACATCACAGAAAGAGTCCGGATTGAAGACGAACTGATACTGGCTAATCAGAAAACGGAAGAGCTGGCAAGAGCAAAGGATTTATTTCTGGCGAACGTAAGCCATGAAATCAGAACCCCTATGAATGGAATTCTCGGCGTTGCCGGATTACTTGGCAAAACAAAACTGAATCAGAAACAACAAAAGATGACAGGCATGATAAAAGATGCCGCAAGCAATTTGCTGGTCATTGTAAACGATATTTTAAATTTTGAAAAAATAGCCGCCGGAAAAATTGAATTAGAGAAAATTCAATTTTTATTGAACGAAAAATTAGCCCTGTTAGTAGAAAGCTTTCAATACAAAGCCAAAGAAAAAAACATTGAGCTTTATTTTCATGATTTGAACGAAAACCCATTGCAGGTTGTAGGAGACCCGTATCGTTTTAGTCAGGTCATTACAAATTTATTAGCCAATGCTATTAAGTTTACTGATAAAGGAATAGTTGAAGTTAAGTTGCAGACCATTGCAGAAACGCCAGAAGAAATATGGATCAGAATTGAAGTAAAAGATAGCGGCATTGGAATTCCGGAAGAAAAAATAGAATCCTTATTTCAACCCTATAAACAAGCAGATTCCGCTATATCCAGAAAGTACGGAGGAACAGGATTAGGCTTAAGCATAGCTAAAAACTTGATTAGTGTTATGGGTGGCCGAATAGGCGTTGAAAGCAAAATAAATTCAGGAAGTATTTTCAGTATTCAACTGCCTTTTAAAAGGAATGAACTGGCAACACAGCCATCCTTTGCCATATCAGATTACAATCAGCTGAAAGGGTTGCGAATATTGCTTGCTGAAGATGTAGAAATGAATCAATTCATAGCCCGTTCAATACTGGAAGAAAAGGGCATTTATGTAACAGAAGCAGTTGACGGCAGAGATACAATAGAAAAAATAAAAAATTATTCCTTCGATTTGATACTGATGGACATCTCAATGCCCTATATAGACGGTATTCAGGCCACCTCCATCATCAGAAGCATGAAGGACTCTCCCAATCGGTCAATACCAATTATTGCCTTAACTGCGAATGCATTGGAAGGCGACAAACAGAAATATCTGCATGCCGGCATGAATGGCTATATCAGTAAACCCTTTTTGGAAGAGGAATTTTTGATGGTAATTTTACAGTGTTTGCAGAAGAATGATTTTTGTTATAGTAGCGACAATGAACCATTAGAAAATCCTTCAAATGAAAAATTATATAGTGAAGCACAGCTAATGGGTATGGGTAAATTTCAACAGGCTTTTGTAGATAAAATGATTGGGCTATTTCTGCAAACCATGCCTGAGGATATTGAATTATTAAAAGAAGCCACAATAAAAAAAGATTGGAAAAGAGTAGAACGCACTGCACATAGAATTAAATCGGCAATCCGAAGTATGGGTATTCAATCGGCCATACAAACCATTCGATATATAGAAGAAGCTGCCCAAAAAATTCCTCCGCCCGAAGATATTGCTCATAAAGTGGAATGGGTTGCGCAAGCCATGTTGCTCGTAATTGAACAGATAAAAGCCGATTACCCGCATATTGCAGTCTCAAAATAG
- a CDS encoding response regulator: protein MNAQSLHTGWLPAEVSQATLLEAIYNKLPDMVFLFDVSERKFIMRNPALNHMFGFEHLKDQEINCISLRTLIHPEDWRGIQAAVAKVGLDGQTVMEVECRCMDKMQQYQYFQTRLSVFEKKGDEVVYILGIAQNITERKKIEMQTQLFKNRLQELSFITSHEMRHEYAKIQSIVNLMDNQFISDTERVDLIAEAKKSIQLINSAIFKLNHKLSFNQHDEIFDMNKENESFRKIIFIDDDVLTNVLNRKIVQALMPEMPVEVFIDIDDALDFIKTSQELKQTLIFLDINFPGRGGWDFLDEYITQSDASNVIVLSSSIDNRDREKARSYPSVIDYITKPLSFDFIKTFFEEFKSFQLEKQG from the coding sequence ATGAATGCGCAATCTTTACATACGGGTTGGTTGCCTGCAGAAGTATCGCAGGCTACCTTATTAGAAGCGATTTATAATAAATTGCCAGATATGGTCTTTTTATTTGATGTAAGCGAGCGCAAATTCATAATGCGTAATCCGGCATTGAACCATATGTTCGGCTTTGAACACCTGAAAGATCAGGAAATCAATTGCATTTCGCTTCGTACACTTATACATCCGGAAGACTGGAGGGGTATTCAAGCAGCTGTTGCCAAAGTGGGTCTAGATGGTCAGACTGTAATGGAAGTGGAATGTAGGTGCATGGATAAAATGCAGCAGTATCAATATTTTCAGACCCGATTGTCTGTATTTGAAAAGAAGGGGGATGAAGTAGTATACATATTAGGAATTGCTCAGAATATTACAGAACGTAAGAAAATTGAAATGCAAACCCAGTTGTTCAAGAACCGGTTGCAGGAACTATCCTTTATTACTTCTCATGAAATGCGCCATGAATATGCCAAAATTCAATCCATTGTTAACCTGATGGACAATCAGTTTATTTCGGATACTGAGCGGGTTGATCTGATTGCAGAAGCCAAAAAGTCCATTCAATTGATTAATTCGGCCATATTTAAACTCAATCATAAGCTGTCATTTAACCAACACGATGAAATTTTTGATATGAACAAAGAGAATGAATCATTCAGAAAAATCATTTTTATTGATGATGATGTATTAACGAATGTTCTGAACAGAAAAATAGTGCAGGCATTAATGCCTGAAATGCCTGTAGAAGTATTTATAGACATAGATGACGCATTGGATTTTATTAAAACTTCTCAGGAGCTTAAGCAGACGCTGATATTTCTGGATATCAATTTTCCTGGCAGGGGAGGCTGGGATTTTCTGGATGAATATATCACGCAGTCAGATGCCTCCAATGTAATTGTGCTGTCTTCCTCTATTGATAATAGAGATAGGGAAAAGGCCAGAAGCTATCCTTCGGTGATTGATTATATTACAAAGCCACTGTCTTTTGATTTTATTAAGACTTTTTTTGAAGAATTCAAGTCATTTCAGCTAGAAAAACAAGGATAG
- a CDS encoding sigma-54-dependent transcriptional regulator, which yields MKPTKPLKIFILEDDLWYGTMLEHYLSLNPDYQVSRFETEKAFFQQLHEQPDVVTLDYALAEGDADGSKVLKKIKERYPETEVIIISGQDQITTAVELLKSGAFDYIVKDEDTKDRLWNVLLHLQEIKGLKKEVEQLKNELKKNYDFSKVIIGQSDSIQKVFALIEKATKTNITVSLTGETGTGKEMVAKAIHYNSSRHKYPFVAINVAAIPPDLLESELFGHEKGAFTSAQSKRIGKFEEANKGTLFLDEIAEMDIHLQAKLLRVLQEREITRIGGNAVIPIDVRIIVATHRNLLKEVQEKKFREDLYYRLLGLPIELPPLRERDNDYLILAKHFIQSFCSDNRLTLKTLTPESIAKLKQYDYPGNIRELKSIIELAVVMSESDLIYPSDINIESNDQIGNLLFKETSLKEYEKQIIQYFLNKYNQDVIAVSKKLDIGKSTIYRMMQRGELIK from the coding sequence ATGAAACCTACAAAACCACTCAAAATCTTCATATTAGAAGATGACCTCTGGTATGGAACGATGCTAGAGCATTATCTCTCTTTAAACCCGGATTACCAGGTTAGCCGTTTTGAAACAGAAAAAGCATTTTTTCAACAATTACACGAACAACCGGATGTAGTAACGCTAGACTATGCATTAGCTGAAGGAGATGCAGATGGAAGTAAAGTATTGAAAAAAATTAAGGAGCGTTATCCGGAAACAGAAGTCATCATTATTTCTGGCCAGGATCAAATCACTACCGCGGTGGAACTACTAAAATCTGGGGCATTTGATTATATAGTTAAAGACGAAGACACCAAGGACAGACTTTGGAATGTGCTGCTTCATCTGCAGGAAATAAAAGGACTTAAAAAAGAAGTTGAGCAACTTAAAAATGAACTGAAAAAAAATTATGACTTTTCCAAAGTTATCATTGGACAGAGCGACTCCATACAAAAAGTATTCGCCCTGATTGAAAAAGCCACCAAAACCAATATTACTGTTTCTCTAACCGGGGAAACGGGTACTGGTAAGGAAATGGTGGCCAAAGCGATTCACTATAATTCTTCAAGACACAAATACCCTTTTGTTGCCATCAACGTGGCCGCTATCCCACCTGACTTGCTCGAGAGTGAATTATTTGGACATGAAAAAGGAGCGTTTACTAGTGCACAGAGCAAAAGAATTGGAAAATTTGAAGAAGCCAACAAAGGCACATTATTCCTGGATGAAATTGCAGAAATGGACATTCATCTACAGGCAAAATTATTAAGGGTTTTGCAAGAAAGAGAAATTACCAGAATTGGCGGGAATGCAGTAATACCGATTGATGTCAGAATTATTGTTGCCACCCATAGAAACCTGCTGAAAGAAGTACAGGAAAAGAAATTCAGGGAAGATTTATATTACCGGCTTTTAGGTCTTCCGATAGAATTGCCCCCTTTAAGAGAAAGAGATAATGACTATTTAATTCTGGCCAAGCATTTTATCCAGAGTTTTTGCAGCGACAATCGACTCACTTTAAAAACATTAACACCAGAATCAATTGCCAAACTGAAACAATACGACTATCCTGGAAATATCAGGGAATTAAAATCAATCATAGAATTAGCTGTTGTTATGTCAGAGTCTGACCTGATATATCCAAGTGACATCAATATTGAATCTAATGATCAGATTGGCAACCTGCTATTTAAAGAGACCTCACTTAAGGAATACGAAAAACAAATCATACAATACTTCCTTAATAAATACAATCAGGATGTGATTGCAGTCTCTAAAAAACTAGACATAGGAAAATCAACTATTTACAGAATGATGCAAAGAGGTGAATTGATAAAATAA
- a CDS encoding PAS domain-containing protein → MRYNELKDTLVVDHNKYGHYVLAVDANGEIMYCNDAFQQLYQLQGIAVAGISIEALFNLQEAGLIHSAIQQLKQPGARPRELQFKYPASSQVRNTILFSVQSITDKKGKFTGVLLKGDIKQPGIDSKKTLMISSSVGVMETNLSSVTSNHCFNELAEFMPELMWMTNTQNEITHINKAWQQYCGTSKEDQLVEGWLKYIHPEDIEKVMADRKSAFAIQQPCNLVYRFKKHDGNFRWMNMKGNPVYNAQGVFQGYTGLCLDITAVKEAQIQIRRQQELMESTKIEFGKFTKIAQKIGSIIIMCNADNRITWVNDAFVKTTGYTLKEVSGKTPGSFLKGPETSKETLDRIRKVIEQGKGIRTEILYYTKSGARIWLDLMIESLFDKDGVITGYITIQKDITLKKISEKEVLEQMSHLKKISFITSHELRHEFSKILQLLQTAKFQDHNLATYAQIFSDIEYSANLMNDAIFKLNDQINFASTNSISLNKYLLNQAIEEICLVDDDHLVNKLNELIIRNVMPTMPVHTFDQVDTALQYVKENPNTKRKIFLDLNFSGRSGWDFLHEYEKLGHPWPVVILTSSIDHVDYERSKKFLNVTHFITKPLTIEQFEKLSEMENLMVH, encoded by the coding sequence ATGCGGTACAACGAATTAAAAGATACGCTAGTAGTGGATCATAACAAGTATGGACATTACGTTCTGGCTGTTGATGCAAACGGGGAAATAATGTATTGTAATGATGCCTTCCAGCAATTGTACCAATTACAGGGAATTGCTGTAGCAGGTATATCCATTGAGGCACTATTCAATCTTCAGGAGGCTGGCCTTATCCATAGTGCCATACAGCAACTCAAGCAACCTGGTGCCAGGCCAAGAGAATTGCAATTCAAATATCCGGCAAGTTCTCAGGTTAGGAATACGATTCTTTTTTCTGTTCAATCCATTACAGATAAAAAGGGAAAATTCACAGGGGTGTTATTGAAAGGAGATATAAAACAGCCAGGTATAGATAGTAAAAAAACACTAATGATTTCTTCGTCAGTAGGAGTAATGGAAACAAATCTTTCCTCTGTTACCTCCAATCATTGTTTTAATGAACTGGCCGAATTTATGCCCGAATTAATGTGGATGACCAATACTCAAAATGAGATAACACATATCAATAAAGCATGGCAACAATATTGTGGAACAAGTAAAGAGGATCAGCTGGTTGAAGGGTGGCTGAAATATATACACCCTGAAGATATAGAGAAAGTGATGGCAGACAGGAAATCGGCATTTGCCATTCAGCAACCTTGCAATCTGGTTTATCGGTTTAAAAAACACGATGGTAATTTTCGCTGGATGAATATGAAAGGAAATCCCGTTTACAATGCACAGGGTGTTTTTCAGGGATATACCGGTTTGTGTTTAGACATCACCGCCGTAAAAGAAGCGCAGATCCAAATAAGAAGGCAGCAGGAATTGATGGAGAGTACTAAAATTGAGTTTGGAAAATTCACAAAGATTGCTCAAAAAATTGGTAGCATTATTATCATGTGTAATGCGGACAACCGCATTACCTGGGTAAATGATGCGTTTGTGAAGACTACCGGGTATACATTGAAAGAAGTAAGCGGAAAAACTCCGGGAAGTTTTTTAAAAGGTCCTGAAACCAGTAAGGAAACGCTGGATAGAATACGAAAGGTAATTGAGCAGGGGAAAGGAATACGCACTGAAATTTTATACTATACCAAGAGTGGTGCCCGCATTTGGCTAGATCTGATGATAGAGTCTTTGTTTGACAAGGATGGTGTAATAACAGGCTATATTACTATTCAGAAAGACATTACGCTCAAGAAAATATCAGAGAAAGAAGTATTGGAGCAAATGAGCCATCTCAAAAAGATTTCTTTTATTACTTCTCATGAACTTCGTCATGAGTTCTCAAAAATTTTGCAGCTTTTGCAGACTGCCAAATTCCAAGATCATAATCTAGCTACCTATGCACAGATTTTCAGTGATATTGAATATTCAGCTAACCTGATGAATGATGCTATTTTCAAGCTGAATGATCAAATTAATTTTGCTTCAACAAATAGTATTTCTTTAAATAAATACCTGTTGAATCAGGCTATTGAAGAAATCTGCCTAGTAGATGATGATCACCTAGTGAATAAACTGAATGAGCTGATCATCCGCAATGTTATGCCCACTATGCCTGTGCATACTTTTGATCAGGTGGATACTGCTCTTCAGTATGTAAAAGAGAATCCAAATACCAAGCGTAAGATATTTTTGGATTTAAATTTTTCCGGAAGATCGGGATGGGATTTTTTGCATGAATACGAAAAACTGGGACATCCATGGCCTGTTGTAATTCTAACATCTTCCATTGACCATGTTGACTACGAACGTTCTAAAAAGTTTTTGAATGTTACGCACTTTATTACTAAACCCCTTACGATTGAGCAGTTTGAAAAACTGAGTGAAATGGAAAATTTAATGGTGCATTAA
- a CDS encoding DMT family transporter, whose translation MPQEKQSKLFLQGFLISIGGAILFSTKAIWVKLAFRNTGVDAITLLTLRMLLSLPFYIAAAWISGKKENVQPLSKRDFSWIIILGILGYYLSSLFDFIGLQYISAGLERLILFLYPTFAVLLNTYLFKQRITRIQFLALCITYTGIGIAYYAELGTVQHNDSFYFGSFMVFLCAVTYSFYLVGTGRMVTRAGATRYTAYAMLAATAGVFVHFIVKQQWQSINMSWELGWYSLALAIIATVIPSFMISAGMKKIGSNNTSIITSIGPVSTIIQASVFLNEPILITQILGTALVIAGVILIGWQNNRIEH comes from the coding sequence ATGCCGCAAGAGAAGCAATCAAAGTTGTTTCTGCAAGGCTTTTTAATAAGCATTGGCGGAGCCATATTGTTCTCCACTAAAGCTATCTGGGTAAAACTCGCTTTTAGAAATACAGGGGTAGACGCAATAACACTGCTTACTTTAAGAATGTTATTGTCTCTGCCCTTTTATATTGCTGCAGCGTGGATTTCAGGTAAAAAGGAAAATGTACAACCACTCAGTAAAAGAGATTTCAGTTGGATAATTATTTTAGGGATACTTGGATATTACCTGAGCAGCCTCTTTGATTTTATAGGCCTCCAGTATATTTCTGCAGGATTGGAAAGACTGATTTTATTTCTTTATCCAACTTTTGCTGTACTGTTGAATACTTATTTATTTAAACAAAGAATAACCCGTATACAGTTTTTAGCTTTATGCATTACCTATACAGGGATTGGAATTGCCTATTACGCAGAATTGGGTACAGTGCAGCACAACGATTCATTTTATTTTGGCTCCTTTATGGTTTTTCTTTGCGCAGTTACTTACTCATTTTATCTGGTAGGTACCGGAAGAATGGTAACCAGAGCGGGCGCTACCCGATATACTGCTTATGCAATGCTGGCTGCAACTGCAGGCGTGTTCGTCCATTTTATTGTAAAACAACAATGGCAAAGCATAAACATGAGTTGGGAATTAGGCTGGTACAGCCTTGCTTTGGCCATAATTGCCACTGTTATACCCTCATTTATGATTAGCGCAGGCATGAAAAAAATTGGCAGTAACAATACATCCATTATTACCAGCATTGGTCCTGTTTCTACCATTATTCAGGCATCCGTTTTTCTGAATGAACCCATTTTAATTACACAAATACTGGGTACTGCACTGGTGATTGCTGGCGTTATTTTAATCGGCTGGCAGAACAACCGAATAGAACATTAA
- a CDS encoding response regulator, whose amino-acid sequence MRILIADDHGLIREGLKKILLESLPFAEIHDVSDSAELFKKSIKEPWDIIISDISMPGYSGIEILKQIKTHVPNTPVLMLSMHSPEQYAVRAIKAGASGYLTKESAPYELVTAVQQILAGRKYITNRVAEVLASSLETDSSKLPHENLSDREFEVLKKLVEGKSVSEISEMLSLNINTISTYRARILDKMGLRSNADLIRYAIEHKISDL is encoded by the coding sequence ATGCGTATACTAATTGCAGATGATCATGGTTTAATTAGGGAGGGTCTGAAAAAGATTTTACTTGAGTCGTTGCCTTTTGCCGAGATTCATGATGTGTCTGATTCTGCTGAGTTATTTAAAAAATCCATCAAAGAGCCCTGGGATATAATTATTTCAGATATCAGTATGCCAGGATACTCCGGAATTGAGATTTTAAAGCAAATCAAAACTCATGTCCCCAATACGCCTGTATTAATGCTTAGCATGCATTCGCCCGAACAATACGCAGTAAGGGCAATAAAAGCAGGTGCTTCCGGCTATCTAACCAAGGAAAGTGCACCATATGAATTGGTAACGGCTGTGCAGCAAATTTTGGCTGGACGAAAATACATTACTAACAGAGTGGCGGAGGTATTGGCCAGTTCGCTGGAAACGGATTCATCCAAGTTGCCACACGAAAATTTGTCGGACCGGGAATTTGAAGTACTTAAAAAACTGGTTGAGGGCAAATCTGTCTCTGAAATCAGCGAGATGCTTTCCCTGAATATAAACACTATCAGCACTTACCGCGCACGTATTTTGGATAAAATGGGACTCAGAAGCAATGCAGACCTGATTCGTTACGCTATAGAGCATAAAATATCTGATTTGTAG